The Nocardioides campestrisoli genome includes a window with the following:
- the map gene encoding type I methionyl aminopeptidase, producing the protein MTPVVAAPVSPRRPVPASIVRPEYVDRPKPAPFEGSEVKDAETIEKMRVAGRLAAQARELVGSHVAPGVTTDELDRIGHEFLCDHGAYPSTLGYRGFPKSLCSSVNEVICHGIPDARVVEDGDIVNIDITAYLDGVHGDTNATFLAGDVDEESRLLVERTKEALERGIKAVRPGRRVNVIGRVIESFAKRYGYGVVREFTGHGIGTSFHSGLVIPHYDTDHYDDLIEVGMTFTIEPMLNLGTHEWEMWDDGWTVVTKDLRRSAQFEHTLLVTADGAEVLTNP; encoded by the coding sequence GTGACTCCCGTAGTGGCCGCGCCCGTCTCCCCCCGCCGTCCTGTTCCTGCCTCGATCGTCCGGCCGGAGTACGTCGACCGCCCCAAGCCGGCGCCGTTCGAGGGCTCGGAGGTCAAGGACGCGGAGACGATCGAGAAGATGCGCGTCGCCGGCCGGCTGGCCGCCCAGGCCCGCGAGCTCGTGGGCTCCCACGTGGCGCCGGGCGTGACCACCGACGAGCTGGACCGGATCGGCCACGAGTTCCTCTGCGACCACGGCGCCTACCCCTCCACCCTGGGCTACCGCGGCTTCCCGAAGTCGTTGTGCTCGAGCGTCAACGAGGTGATCTGCCACGGCATCCCCGACGCCCGCGTGGTGGAGGACGGCGACATCGTCAACATCGACATCACCGCCTACCTGGACGGCGTCCACGGCGACACGAACGCCACGTTCCTGGCCGGCGACGTCGACGAGGAGTCACGCCTCCTGGTCGAGCGGACCAAGGAGGCGCTGGAGCGGGGCATCAAGGCGGTGCGCCCGGGTCGCCGGGTCAACGTGATCGGCCGGGTCATCGAGTCCTTCGCCAAGCGCTACGGCTACGGCGTGGTCCGCGAGTTCACCGGTCACGGGATCGGCACGTCGTTCCACTCCGGCCTGGTCATCCCCCACTACGACACCGACCACTACGACGACCTGATCGAGGTCGGGATGACGTTCACCATCGAGCCGATGCTCAACCTCGGCACCCATGAGTGGGAGATGTGGGACGACGGCTGGACCGTGGTCACCAAGGACCTGCGTCGCAGCGCGCAGTTCGAGCACACGCTGCTGGTCACCGCGGACGGCGCCGAGGTGCTGACCAACCCCTGA
- a CDS encoding SPOR domain-containing protein — MSDTKPQYWFCLTHHAVEGRDGCKNADRLGPYSTAAEAEQALERVQERNESWDNDPVWNDDDEDDEPDPAKS; from the coding sequence ATGAGCGACACAAAGCCGCAGTACTGGTTCTGCCTGACCCACCACGCGGTGGAGGGACGCGACGGCTGCAAGAACGCCGACCGGCTCGGGCCCTACTCGACCGCCGCCGAGGCCGAGCAGGCGCTCGAGCGGGTCCAGGAGCGCAACGAGTCCTGGGACAACGACCCGGTCTGGAACGACGACGACGAGGACGACGAGCCGGACCCGGCCAAGAGCTGA
- a CDS encoding PQQ-dependent sugar dehydrogenase: MRTRTSAAALLLLATSLSGVALAPPGAASDGPKPAARAATPATSVVGQATARRAGVPRLRVRTVARRLDLPWDVQRAPGGGVLVTERERARVSLVRKGRRTTVANLRSLVQVTGEIGLMSMALDASSRTLWACHGARTRAGMEVRVTRWRANRSWTRLRMPRTVLGGIPLTMGKHGGCRLLVDRRDGALLVGTGDTGVSGVPRDLDSLGGKVLRLDGRTGEPMPDNPWAGAATARRYVLTYGHRNVQGLAQRADGSLWSVEHGTDRDDEVNLLVPGGDYGWQPGPGYDESAPMTDHSLPGVQIDARWSSGRPTVATSGAAWVRGKQWGRLDGTLAVAALKGSRVLFMRFDADGELRQVRAPKELRRYGRLRSVTSLPGGDLLVTTSNGAGRDRVLRVSPRG; this comes from the coding sequence ATGCGCACCCGGACGTCAGCCGCTGCCCTGCTCCTGCTCGCCACGTCGCTCAGCGGCGTGGCGCTGGCCCCGCCGGGCGCAGCGTCGGACGGGCCGAAGCCCGCCGCGCGAGCCGCCACCCCGGCGACCTCGGTGGTTGGGCAGGCGACTGCCCGCCGGGCGGGCGTGCCGCGGCTGCGCGTCCGGACGGTCGCGCGGCGCCTCGACCTGCCCTGGGACGTCCAGCGCGCTCCGGGTGGCGGTGTCCTGGTGACCGAGCGCGAGCGCGCGCGGGTCAGCCTGGTCCGCAAGGGACGACGTACGACCGTGGCCAACCTGCGCTCGCTGGTGCAGGTCACTGGCGAGATCGGCCTGATGTCGATGGCGCTCGACGCATCCAGCCGGACCCTGTGGGCCTGCCACGGCGCTCGCACCCGGGCGGGCATGGAGGTGCGGGTGACCAGGTGGCGGGCGAACCGGTCCTGGACCCGGCTGCGCATGCCGCGCACGGTGCTGGGAGGCATCCCGCTGACCATGGGCAAGCACGGCGGGTGCCGGCTGCTGGTCGACCGCCGTGACGGCGCGCTCCTGGTGGGCACCGGCGACACCGGGGTCAGCGGCGTGCCGCGGGACCTGGACTCCCTCGGCGGCAAGGTGCTGCGGCTCGACGGCCGGACCGGTGAGCCGATGCCCGACAACCCGTGGGCGGGCGCCGCCACGGCACGGCGCTACGTCCTCACCTACGGCCACCGCAACGTCCAAGGGCTGGCCCAGCGGGCCGACGGCTCCCTGTGGTCGGTCGAGCACGGCACCGACCGCGACGACGAGGTCAACCTGCTGGTTCCTGGTGGTGACTACGGGTGGCAGCCGGGGCCGGGGTACGACGAGTCCGCGCCGATGACCGACCACTCGCTGCCCGGCGTCCAGATCGACGCCCGGTGGAGCTCGGGGCGACCGACCGTGGCCACCTCCGGCGCCGCCTGGGTCCGCGGCAAGCAGTGGGGACGCCTCGACGGCACCCTGGCGGTCGCGGCGCTCAAGGGCAGCCGGGTGCTGTTCATGCGGTTCGACGCCGACGGTGAGCTCCGCCAGGTCCGAGCACCGAAGGAGCTGCGCAGGTACGGACGGCTGCGCAGCGTGACCTCGCTGCCCGGCGGCGACCTCCTGGTCACCACCTCGAACGGCGCCGGCCGCGACCGGGTGCTCCGGGTCTCGCCACGAGGCTGA
- a CDS encoding NAD(+) synthase, with amino-acid sequence MDFYSAYAQGFARIAACTLPVALADPSTNARRVVEQARACHDDAVAVAVFPELCLSGYSVDDLFLQDTLLAAVDDGLRTVVEASRDLRPVLVVGAPVVHGSRVLNCAVVIHRGRVLGVAPKSNLPTYREFYERRWFAPGDDLAGHEVAVAGQVAPLGPDLLFRAVDVPGLVVHVEVCEDMWVPVPPSARAALAGATVLLNLSGSPITVGRAEERRLLVRSASARCLAAYVYAAAGQGESTTDLSWDGQTMVYEVGDLLGESPRFPEDAQRTVVDVDLTRLRAERLRQGTFDDNRRSVGTAGTSFRTVDLTLEPPTGDVGLRRKVDRFPFVPDDPERLAQDCFEAYNIQVSGLEQRLVSIGHPRPVIGVSGGLDSTHALIVAAKAMDRLGRPRSDILAFTMPGFATGDTSKSYATRLATALGVTFEEIDIRPAAEQMLADLGHPYARGEKVFDVTFENIQAGLRYDYLFRLANQRGGIVVGTGDLSELALGWCTYGVGDQMSHYNVNAGVPKTLVQHLIRWVISHDELEAGADAVLAEILRQEITPELIPTVEGDKPQATEDSVGPYALQDFTLFHLVRQGHSPARIAFLAMHAWADAEAGEWPPGYPEQDRPAYDLATVRRWLEVFLRRFFASQFKRSALPNGPKVSAGGTMSPRGDWRMPSDARVDAWLADLERVPRG; translated from the coding sequence GTGGACTTCTACTCCGCCTACGCCCAGGGGTTCGCCCGGATCGCGGCCTGCACGCTGCCGGTCGCGCTCGCCGACCCCTCGACCAACGCCCGCCGCGTGGTCGAGCAGGCGCGGGCGTGCCACGACGACGCGGTCGCGGTCGCCGTCTTCCCCGAGCTGTGCCTGAGCGGCTACTCCGTCGACGACCTCTTCCTCCAGGACACCTTGCTCGCCGCCGTCGACGACGGGCTGCGGACCGTGGTCGAGGCGAGCCGTGACCTGCGACCGGTGCTGGTCGTCGGCGCCCCGGTGGTGCACGGGTCCCGGGTGCTCAACTGCGCGGTGGTGATCCACCGCGGCCGCGTGCTCGGCGTCGCGCCGAAGTCGAACCTGCCCACCTACCGGGAGTTCTACGAGCGCCGCTGGTTCGCGCCCGGCGACGACCTGGCCGGTCACGAGGTCGCGGTCGCCGGTCAGGTCGCCCCCTTGGGTCCAGACCTGCTGTTCCGCGCCGTCGACGTGCCGGGGCTGGTGGTCCACGTCGAGGTGTGCGAGGACATGTGGGTCCCCGTCCCGCCCAGCGCGCGTGCCGCCCTGGCCGGTGCCACGGTGCTGCTCAACCTCTCCGGCAGCCCGATCACCGTCGGCCGCGCCGAGGAGCGACGCCTGCTGGTGCGCAGCGCCAGCGCCCGATGCCTGGCCGCCTACGTCTACGCCGCCGCGGGCCAGGGCGAGTCGACGACCGACCTGAGCTGGGACGGCCAGACGATGGTCTACGAGGTGGGCGACCTGCTGGGGGAGAGCCCGCGGTTCCCCGAGGACGCCCAGCGCACGGTGGTCGACGTGGACCTGACGAGGCTGCGCGCTGAGCGGCTGCGGCAGGGCACCTTCGACGACAACCGCCGCAGCGTCGGCACGGCGGGCACGTCGTTCCGGACGGTGGACCTCACCCTCGAGCCCCCGACGGGCGACGTGGGGCTGCGCCGCAAGGTGGACCGCTTCCCGTTCGTCCCCGACGACCCCGAGCGGCTCGCCCAGGACTGCTTCGAGGCCTACAACATCCAGGTCTCCGGCCTGGAGCAGCGGCTGGTCTCGATCGGGCACCCGCGGCCGGTGATCGGGGTCAGCGGCGGGCTGGACTCCACGCACGCGCTGATCGTGGCCGCGAAGGCGATGGACCGCCTGGGTCGCCCGCGCAGCGACATCCTGGCGTTCACCATGCCGGGCTTCGCCACCGGCGACACCAGCAAGTCGTACGCCACCCGGCTCGCGACCGCCCTCGGGGTGACCTTCGAGGAGATCGACATCCGGCCCGCCGCCGAGCAGATGCTCGCCGACCTGGGCCACCCCTACGCCCGCGGCGAGAAGGTCTTCGACGTCACCTTCGAGAACATCCAGGCGGGCCTGCGCTACGACTACCTGTTCCGGCTGGCCAACCAGCGCGGCGGGATCGTGGTCGGCACCGGCGACCTCTCCGAGCTGGCGCTGGGGTGGTGCACCTACGGCGTGGGCGACCAGATGTCGCACTACAACGTCAACGCCGGCGTGCCCAAGACCCTGGTGCAGCACCTGATCCGCTGGGTGATCAGCCACGACGAGCTCGAGGCCGGCGCGGACGCGGTGCTGGCCGAGATCCTGCGTCAGGAGATCACCCCCGAGCTGATCCCCACCGTCGAGGGGGACAAGCCGCAGGCCACCGAGGACTCGGTCGGCCCCTACGCCCTGCAGGACTTCACCCTGTTCCACCTGGTGCGGCAGGGCCACTCGCCCGCCCGCATCGCGTTCCTCGCGATGCACGCGTGGGCCGACGCCGAGGCGGGGGAGTGGCCGCCCGGCTATCCGGAGCAGGACCGGCCGGCGTACGACCTGGCCACGGTCCGCCGGTGGCTGGAGGTCTTCCTCCGGCGGTTCTTCGCCTCCCAGTTCAAGCGCAGCGCGCTGCCCAACGGACCCAAGGTGAGCGCGGGCGGGACGATGTCGCCGCGAGGGGACTGGCGGATGCCCTCGGACGCCCGCGTGGACGCCTGGCTGGCCGACCTGGAGAGGGTGCCGCGCGGCTGA
- a CDS encoding glutamine synthetase family protein, translated as MGKQEDFVLRALEERDVRFVRLWFTDVLGYLKSVAVAPAELESAFGEGIGFDGSAIEGFARVQESDMLAKPDPSTFQILPWRGEGPSTARMFCDILMPDGSPSYADPRHVLKRTLSRAADKGFTFYTHPEIEFYLFKDTPQPGTLPVPVDRSGYFDHTAQSMGADFRREAISMLEAMGISVEFSHHEGGPGQQEIDLRYADALSTADNIMTFRTVIREVALSQGIWASFMPKPFTEHPGSGMHTHVSLFEGDRNAFFEAGAQYQLSRTGKQFIAGLMRHAAEITAVTNQWVNSYKRLIGGGEAPSYISWGHNNRSAMVRVPMYKPSKGQSTRIELRSLDAACNPYLAFAVVLAAGMKGIEEEYELPREAEDDVWSLSERERRSLGIEALPRTLAEAINVAENSELLAETLGEHVFDFFLRNKRNEWDEYRGQVSSFERDQMLPVI; from the coding sequence ATGGGCAAGCAGGAAGACTTCGTTCTCCGGGCGCTCGAGGAGCGCGACGTGCGTTTCGTGCGCCTCTGGTTCACCGACGTGCTGGGCTACCTCAAGTCGGTCGCCGTGGCACCGGCCGAGCTGGAGAGCGCCTTCGGTGAGGGCATCGGCTTCGACGGGTCGGCGATCGAGGGCTTCGCGCGGGTGCAGGAGAGCGACATGCTCGCCAAGCCCGACCCCTCCACGTTCCAGATCCTCCCGTGGCGCGGCGAGGGCCCGTCGACCGCACGGATGTTCTGCGACATCCTGATGCCCGACGGCAGCCCCTCGTACGCCGACCCGCGGCACGTGCTGAAGCGGACGCTGAGCCGCGCGGCCGACAAGGGGTTCACCTTCTACACCCACCCCGAGATCGAGTTCTACCTCTTCAAGGACACCCCGCAGCCCGGCACGCTGCCGGTCCCGGTCGACCGCAGCGGCTACTTCGACCACACCGCGCAGTCGATGGGCGCGGACTTCCGGCGCGAGGCGATCTCGATGCTGGAGGCGATGGGCATCTCGGTGGAGTTCAGCCACCACGAGGGCGGTCCGGGCCAGCAGGAGATCGACCTGCGGTACGCCGACGCGCTCAGCACCGCCGACAACATCATGACCTTCCGCACCGTGATCCGCGAGGTCGCGCTCAGCCAGGGGATCTGGGCCAGCTTCATGCCCAAGCCCTTCACCGAGCACCCCGGCTCCGGCATGCACACCCACGTCTCGCTCTTCGAGGGCGATCGCAACGCCTTCTTCGAGGCCGGCGCCCAGTACCAGCTCTCCCGCACCGGCAAGCAGTTCATCGCCGGGCTGATGCGGCACGCCGCCGAGATCACCGCGGTGACCAACCAGTGGGTCAACAGCTACAAGCGGCTGATCGGCGGGGGTGAGGCGCCGTCGTACATCTCCTGGGGCCACAACAACCGCTCCGCCATGGTGCGCGTCCCGATGTACAAGCCGAGCAAGGGACAGTCGACCCGGATCGAGCTGCGCTCGCTGGACGCCGCGTGCAACCCCTACCTGGCCTTCGCCGTCGTGCTGGCCGCCGGGATGAAGGGGATCGAGGAGGAGTACGAGCTCCCGCGCGAGGCCGAGGACGACGTCTGGTCGCTCAGCGAGCGCGAGCGCCGCAGCCTCGGCATCGAGGCACTGCCCCGGACCCTGGCCGAGGCGATCAACGTCGCCGAGAACAGCGAGCTGCTGGCCGAGACCCTCGGCGAGCACGTCTTCGACTTCTTCCTGCGCAACAAGCGCAACGAGTGGGACGAGTACCGCGGACAGGTCTCGAGCTTCGAGCGGGACCAGATGCTTCCGGTGATCTGA
- a CDS encoding tetratricopeptide repeat protein gives MEQEYQVPPMVFPGMRQHEKAYAAAYDLLARRAPEEALGLLEPALEAEPENTGLRTLRAWAWMIRAQLGRAEEELRSLVEENPSDDWSRHALGRVLERQGKLEEALPHLRLAAVMSGDYDHRAAVFRVEQEIARRQDRG, from the coding sequence ATGGAGCAGGAGTACCAGGTCCCCCCGATGGTCTTCCCCGGGATGCGGCAGCACGAGAAGGCGTACGCCGCGGCGTACGACCTGCTGGCGCGCCGCGCGCCGGAGGAGGCGCTCGGGCTGCTCGAGCCGGCCCTCGAGGCGGAGCCGGAGAACACCGGGCTGCGGACGCTGCGCGCCTGGGCCTGGATGATCCGGGCCCAGCTCGGCAGGGCCGAGGAGGAGCTCCGGTCGCTGGTCGAGGAGAACCCCAGCGACGACTGGTCCCGGCACGCGCTGGGCCGCGTCCTGGAGCGCCAGGGAAAGCTGGAGGAGGCGCTCCCGCACCTGCGCCTGGCGGCGGTGATGTCCGGCGACTACGACCACCGGGCCGCCGTCTTCCGGGTGGAGCAGGAGATCGCTCGTCGACAGGACCGTGGCTGA
- a CDS encoding wax ester/triacylglycerol synthase domain-containing protein, with protein MGLPITRLSTNDLTSVATDRGPVPMQVGAALLLEEDSGPSAAELASVVEQRLARVPRLGDRLRRAPWGCGRPYWEAAPLGTKGLVTIATAPSGDAGLVGTAVDDVLRRLPRDRPLWRAVVYADTAGRARGLAVVMHHVLADGIGGLAVLVELVDSDDTRGPQGTPIPAPSPAPSPAPSPAPSRRELARDAWTRRWSGLRSAPNTVRGLVAGLRELGGIPRREAGRTSLLQPTSSSRCVEMVEVDLAPVVAAAHAHGATVNDLLLVAVSGALRRLLAARDEQLDHVLISVPVSGRSATSSADLGNQVGVLPVAVPLDEDPALRLAAVRDQRARLGTLAPRASSGAVLSVLFRGLAAVGIFQWFVRRQRLVHTFLTNLRGPAEPVAIAGTRVRRLVPIATVPGNVTVSFDVLSYAGRLLIAVVYDPDCMPDHALVADALAGELTGLTVHE; from the coding sequence GTGGGCTTGCCGATCACGCGGCTTTCGACGAACGACCTGACCAGTGTCGCCACGGACCGCGGACCGGTGCCGATGCAGGTCGGCGCAGCCCTGCTCCTCGAGGAGGACAGCGGGCCGAGCGCTGCAGAGCTGGCCTCGGTCGTCGAGCAACGGCTTGCCCGCGTCCCGCGTCTCGGTGACCGGCTGCGACGTGCACCCTGGGGCTGCGGACGGCCCTACTGGGAGGCCGCACCTCTCGGCACCAAAGGCCTCGTCACCATCGCGACCGCGCCGTCCGGGGATGCCGGGCTTGTCGGCACCGCGGTCGACGACGTCCTCCGGCGACTACCGCGCGACCGTCCGCTGTGGCGTGCGGTGGTGTACGCCGACACAGCTGGTCGCGCCCGCGGCCTGGCGGTGGTGATGCACCACGTGCTCGCCGACGGCATCGGTGGACTGGCGGTCCTGGTCGAGCTGGTCGACAGCGACGACACCCGTGGGCCCCAGGGCACCCCGATTCCTGCGCCGAGTCCTGCGCCGAGTCCTGCGCCGAGTCCTGCGCCGAGTCGCCGCGAGCTCGCCCGCGACGCCTGGACCCGGCGGTGGTCGGGGCTCCGCTCGGCACCGAACACGGTTCGCGGTCTCGTCGCCGGCCTGCGCGAGCTCGGTGGCATCCCCCGCCGGGAGGCGGGCCGGACGAGCCTGTTGCAGCCCACGTCGTCGAGTCGGTGCGTCGAGATGGTCGAGGTAGACCTCGCGCCAGTCGTCGCGGCCGCCCACGCGCATGGCGCGACCGTGAACGACCTGCTGCTCGTGGCCGTGAGCGGAGCGCTGCGACGCCTCCTCGCTGCTCGCGACGAGCAGCTCGACCACGTGCTGATCTCGGTCCCCGTGAGCGGCCGGTCGGCCACCTCGTCCGCAGACCTCGGCAACCAGGTCGGCGTACTCCCCGTCGCGGTACCGCTGGACGAGGACCCAGCACTCAGGCTCGCCGCGGTCCGTGACCAGCGCGCCCGCCTCGGCACGCTTGCTCCGCGCGCCAGCTCAGGCGCCGTGCTCTCGGTGCTCTTCCGTGGCCTGGCCGCGGTCGGGATCTTCCAGTGGTTCGTACGTCGTCAACGGCTGGTGCACACCTTCCTCACCAATCTGCGTGGCCCGGCGGAACCGGTTGCGATCGCCGGCACCCGGGTCCGCCGGCTGGTGCCGATCGCGACCGTCCCCGGGAACGTCACCGTCTCCTTCGACGTGCTCTCATACGCAGGACGACTGCTGATCGCGGTCGTGTACGACCCGGACTGCATGCCCGACCACGCGCTGGTCGCCGACGCGCTCGCAGGCGAGCTGACGGGACTCACCGTCCACGAGTAA
- the panB gene encoding 3-methyl-2-oxobutanoate hydroxymethyltransferase produces MSEQQHGDVGAPYGSGAAAPGPTPVKRVRTHHLREMKERGERFTMLTAYDMYTAATFDEAGIEVLLVGDSASNNVLGNETSLPITVDELLPLTRAVARSARRALVVGDLPFGSYQASPEQGYLTAARFMKEGGAHCVKLEGGVEMVPVIEKLTRGGIPVMAHIGFTPQSEHTLGGYRVQGRGDAAERVLADARAVEEAGAFAVVMEMVPGDVASEVTSTLTIPTIGIGAGPGCDGQVLVWQDAFGLRTGKMARFVKQYADVHGVLLDAAKAYADDVRGGTFPGPEHTF; encoded by the coding sequence ATGAGCGAGCAGCAGCACGGCGACGTCGGCGCGCCGTACGGTTCCGGCGCCGCGGCGCCCGGCCCGACCCCGGTCAAGCGCGTGCGGACCCACCACCTGCGGGAGATGAAGGAGCGCGGCGAGCGCTTCACCATGCTCACCGCCTACGACATGTACACCGCCGCCACGTTCGACGAGGCGGGCATCGAGGTGCTGCTGGTCGGCGACTCCGCGTCCAACAACGTGCTCGGCAACGAGACCTCCCTGCCGATCACCGTCGACGAGCTGCTCCCCCTGACCCGCGCGGTCGCCCGGTCGGCGCGACGGGCGCTGGTGGTCGGCGACCTCCCGTTCGGCTCCTACCAGGCCTCCCCCGAGCAGGGCTACCTGACCGCGGCCCGGTTCATGAAGGAGGGCGGCGCACACTGCGTCAAGCTCGAGGGCGGCGTCGAGATGGTGCCGGTGATCGAGAAGCTGACCCGGGGCGGCATCCCGGTGATGGCCCACATCGGCTTCACCCCGCAGAGCGAGCACACCCTGGGCGGCTACCGGGTGCAGGGCCGGGGCGACGCCGCCGAGCGGGTGCTCGCCGACGCGCGCGCGGTCGAGGAGGCCGGCGCCTTCGCCGTGGTGATGGAGATGGTCCCCGGCGACGTGGCCAGCGAGGTGACCAGCACCCTGACGATCCCCACCATCGGCATCGGCGCCGGTCCGGGCTGCGACGGCCAGGTCCTGGTCTGGCAGGACGCCTTCGGGCTGCGCACGGGCAAGATGGCCCGGTTCGTCAAGCAGTACGCCGACGTGCACGGCGTCCTGCTCGACGCGGCGAAGGCGTACGCGGACGACGTCCGGGGCGGCACGTTCCCGGGTCCGGAGCACACGTTCTGA
- a CDS encoding helix-turn-helix domain-containing protein — protein MSSRRDILRQVMLQTGTTQTTLSRISGVHQPSISQFLSGRVDLSDEQLDRLLSCMGHRLEVVRRPVSPELTHSERRSWSLHRQLSTHLTRETLEEWLPTLRRNLERERTSVRGSVHLDNIERWQDLIDRRDLRGLRQAMTGLDRDSIEMREVSPMGGLLPDVERLEVLRGLKRAG, from the coding sequence ATGTCCTCGCGACGTGACATCCTCCGTCAGGTGATGCTGCAGACCGGCACCACCCAGACGACGCTGTCGCGAATCAGTGGGGTGCACCAGCCGAGCATCAGCCAGTTCCTCTCCGGCAGGGTTGACCTCAGCGACGAACAGCTCGACCGGCTGCTCTCGTGCATGGGCCACCGGCTCGAGGTGGTCCGGCGCCCGGTGAGCCCCGAGCTGACGCACTCCGAGCGACGGTCCTGGAGCCTGCACCGACAGCTGTCCACCCACCTCACCCGCGAGACTCTGGAGGAGTGGCTCCCGACGCTACGGCGGAATCTCGAGCGCGAACGCACGTCGGTGCGGGGGAGCGTCCACCTCGACAACATCGAGCGCTGGCAGGACCTGATCGATCGTCGTGACCTCCGTGGGCTCCGACAGGCGATGACGGGCCTGGACCGCGACTCGATCGAGATGCGCGAGGTCTCGCCGATGGGTGGACTGCTCCCGGACGTCGAGCGTCTTGAGGTCCTCCGGGGTCTGAAGCGAGCCGGCTGA